A window from Culex pipiens pallens isolate TS chromosome 3, TS_CPP_V2, whole genome shotgun sequence encodes these proteins:
- the LOC120426303 gene encoding uncharacterized protein LOC120426303 isoform X1, producing MNIEISRLTMASAEQGAGTDQTDRGMRKEYFGSSGVTKFLPPVFKLLELAVAIICIGLIDDPANNSRFRVFLATRTASLAYSTFVPFLIFSVIYLFGKVIRENIPWKLQSLLNLTAFILYLASAACILNDWSETKTRNYWPPNTQRMDYMCGAGAVAVIGALIYLLDLIVTVRLGVKGEIE from the exons ATGAACATAG AAATCTCCCGCCTCACGATGGCCAGCGCAGAACAGGGAGCCGGGACCGACCAGACCGACCGGGGCATGCGGAAGGAGTACTTCGGCAGCAGTGGCGTCACCAAGTTCCTGCCGCCGGTGTTTAAGCTGCTGGAGCTG GCTGTCGCCATTATCTGCATCGGACTGATCGACGACCCGGCCAACAACTCACGATTCCGCGTGTTCTTGGCCACACGCACGGCCTCCCTCGCCTATTCCACCTTCGTGCCCTTTCTGATCTTCTCCGTCATCTATCTGTTTGGCAAGGTCATTCGTGAGAA CATCCCCTGGAAGTTGCAATCGCTGCTGAATCTGACGGCGTTCATCCTGTACCTGGCGAGCGCTGCCTGCATCCTGAATGACTGGTCCGAAACCAAGACCCGGAATTACTGGCCACCAAACACACAGCG AATGGACTACATGTGCGGTGCCGGAGCGGTCGCCGTCATTGGGGCGCTGATCTACCTGCTGGATCTGATAGTCACCGTCCGGCTCGGAGTGAAGGGCGAGATCGAGTAA
- the LOC120426303 gene encoding uncharacterized protein LOC120426303 isoform X2 → MASAEQGAGTDQTDRGMRKEYFGSSGVTKFLPPVFKLLELAVAIICIGLIDDPANNSRFRVFLATRTASLAYSTFVPFLIFSVIYLFGKVIRENIPWKLQSLLNLTAFILYLASAACILNDWSETKTRNYWPPNTQRMDYMCGAGAVAVIGALIYLLDLIVTVRLGVKGEIE, encoded by the exons ATGGCCAGCGCAGAACAGGGAGCCGGGACCGACCAGACCGACCGGGGCATGCGGAAGGAGTACTTCGGCAGCAGTGGCGTCACCAAGTTCCTGCCGCCGGTGTTTAAGCTGCTGGAGCTG GCTGTCGCCATTATCTGCATCGGACTGATCGACGACCCGGCCAACAACTCACGATTCCGCGTGTTCTTGGCCACACGCACGGCCTCCCTCGCCTATTCCACCTTCGTGCCCTTTCTGATCTTCTCCGTCATCTATCTGTTTGGCAAGGTCATTCGTGAGAA CATCCCCTGGAAGTTGCAATCGCTGCTGAATCTGACGGCGTTCATCCTGTACCTGGCGAGCGCTGCCTGCATCCTGAATGACTGGTCCGAAACCAAGACCCGGAATTACTGGCCACCAAACACACAGCG AATGGACTACATGTGCGGTGCCGGAGCGGTCGCCGTCATTGGGGCGCTGATCTACCTGCTGGATCTGATAGTCACCGTCCGGCTCGGAGTGAAGGGCGAGATCGAGTAA